The Candidatus Anstonellales archaeon genome window below encodes:
- the sppA gene encoding signal peptide peptidase SppA, with protein MKIKPNKITFGGSFGLLIVALLLLLLVLLPFVGISNVLSEKCIGLIEIKGEIKSESIPPTLFFEGVAGSEEIAKLIKTADENPSVGAIVVSISSPGGSPVGAREIYNALRSAKKPTVAYFREIATSGGYYAGMGADYIVAERDAITGSIGVRSTIMEVTNLFGNIGINSTLITSGKFKGIADPTKKLTDEEKEILQTIVDEVFEGFKHDLIEARSNKLKDPQKAFDARILSGKQAYDIGLVDMVGGKDDALKTASQLADIKSESPRICKIEKPSTGFFTGLLGEKWVGGLIKEILLLLSQKQEIEIYF; from the coding sequence GTGAAAATCAAGCCAAATAAGATAACGTTCGGAGGCTCGTTTGGTCTTCTGATTGTGGCTTTGCTACTGTTATTGCTTGTTCTGCTCCCATTTGTTGGGATATCCAATGTCTTAAGTGAAAAATGTATAGGATTAATTGAAATAAAAGGTGAGATCAAGTCAGAGAGCATACCCCCAACCCTCTTTTTTGAAGGGGTTGCGGGTTCAGAGGAAATAGCAAAATTAATCAAGACGGCGGATGAGAATCCATCAGTAGGTGCCATAGTTGTTTCTATAAGCTCCCCCGGCGGTTCACCCGTCGGAGCAAGAGAAATTTACAACGCGCTTAGAAGTGCAAAAAAGCCAACAGTTGCTTACTTCCGAGAAATTGCTACTTCTGGAGGTTATTATGCAGGAATGGGTGCAGATTATATCGTAGCAGAACGTGATGCAATAACTGGGAGTATAGGTGTGCGTTCAACAATAATGGAAGTCACAAATCTCTTTGGGAATATAGGAATTAATTCAACATTAATAACAAGTGGAAAGTTCAAAGGTATTGCAGACCCAACAAAAAAGTTGACAGATGAAGAAAAAGAAATTCTCCAAACAATAGTCGACGAGGTTTTCGAAGGATTTAAACATGACTTAATAGAAGCGAGAAGTAATAAGCTCAAAGACCCCCAAAAGGCCTTTGACGCCAGGATCCTCTCTGGAAAACAGGCATACGATATAGGGCTTGTGGATATGGTGGGAGGAAAGGACGATGCGCTAAAAACCGCAAGTCAACTTGCCGACATCAAAAGCGAATCCCCTCGCATATGTAAAATTGAAAAACCCAGCACCGGCTTTTTCACCGGCCTGCTTGGAGAGAAATGGGTTGGAGGGCTTATTAAAGAAATTCTTTTATTATTAAGTCAAAAGCAAGAAATTGAAATATATTTTTAG
- a CDS encoding CDP-2,3-bis-(O-geranylgeranyl)-sn-glycerol synthase, with product MQDSFESIIKLVLFILPAYFANSTPVLFGGGKHLDLGIMFIDGRRLFGDGKTIRGFFSGILAGGIVGGLLGIILPFTSLYLLRNFWEYLLAGFALGTGAMCGDALGSFIKRRLAIPSGQPSFLLDQLTFLIVAIVFAYPFADGLYSVPSLLFLFILTYFLHVGFNILANKIGLKKVPW from the coding sequence ATGCAAGATTCATTTGAGAGCATAATCAAATTAGTTTTATTTATTCTACCCGCCTACTTTGCAAATTCAACGCCAGTTTTATTTGGAGGTGGAAAACATCTTGATCTTGGAATAATGTTTATAGATGGAAGGAGGTTATTTGGAGATGGGAAAACTATAAGAGGATTTTTCTCTGGAATTTTGGCAGGCGGTATTGTTGGTGGGCTTTTGGGCATCATATTGCCTTTTACTTCTTTGTACCTCCTAAGGAACTTTTGGGAGTACTTGCTAGCAGGGTTTGCTTTAGGAACTGGAGCTATGTGTGGTGATGCCTTAGGTAGCTTCATAAAAAGGAGGTTGGCTATTCCGTCTGGTCAACCATCATTTCTTTTAGATCAGCTTACTTTTTTGATTGTAGCAATTGTCTTTGCTTATCCGTTCGCAGACGGTTTATATTCTGTCCCTTCGCTGCTATTTCTATTTATTCTTACCTATTTTCTTCATGTAGGATTCAACATCTTGGCAAATAAAATTGGTTTGAAGAAGGTGCCCTGGTAG
- a CDS encoding HEAT repeat domain-containing protein, with translation MRSESLKRVDRLISQSYDSNPNVRLRVVSELSTILEEPGAVFALLELASDKDEKVRAAAQEVLSRIKQKEDVMSIEKLFLQSEAERLETETDVKEKLFPSIEKLFTNKKTKRRLMSSLEKLFSEKKKHRQSKVEDVSSDVKQTVLKDHIEILSPIEPIGEFEDKEKIAPPKTVTSPSHSPLLDIKEITEGRERQETIHESASSTSILEETQKTSVYEEAFRRAYLLASEGEINEKALLLEEKKMIAEMTSAVKAAFKAAREKAKNAPTPLSSLRPGMRKIKTSEVTVAEVNEVDLTKGKRKTKLLKLLILDNTGKFPLYLPELRGKGINVGDHLIVEGAYVADTEDGTGQALFLESKGRLLLIK, from the coding sequence ATGCGGAGTGAGAGTCTAAAACGAGTAGATAGACTGATTTCTCAATCTTACGATTCAAATCCAAATGTGCGCTTGAGGGTGGTTTCAGAACTTTCTACTATCTTGGAAGAGCCCGGTGCTGTTTTTGCGTTGTTAGAACTTGCTTCCGATAAAGATGAAAAAGTTAGAGCAGCCGCCCAAGAAGTACTTTCACGGATAAAGCAAAAAGAAGATGTGATGTCAATAGAAAAACTTTTCCTTCAAAGTGAAGCAGAAAGACTCGAAACAGAGACCGATGTTAAAGAAAAGCTCTTCCCTTCTATCGAAAAGTTATTTACAAACAAAAAAACAAAACGCCGTTTAATGTCAAGTCTTGAAAAGCTTTTCTCTGAGAAAAAGAAGCATCGACAGTCTAAAGTCGAAGACGTTTCTTCTGATGTCAAGCAAACAGTCTTAAAAGACCACATTGAAATCCTCTCCCCAATTGAGCCGATAGGTGAGTTTGAAGACAAAGAAAAAATTGCTCCACCAAAAACCGTTACTTCGCCGTCTCACTCTCCTCTTTTGGATATAAAAGAAATTACGGAAGGTAGAGAAAGACAAGAAACTATTCACGAATCTGCTTCAAGTACAAGTATCTTAGAAGAAACACAAAAGACCTCGGTTTATGAAGAGGCTTTTAGAAGAGCGTATCTTCTTGCATCTGAAGGAGAGATTAATGAGAAAGCACTTCTTCTAGAGGAGAAAAAGATGATTGCCGAAATGACTTCTGCAGTTAAGGCTGCATTTAAGGCAGCTAGAGAAAAAGCAAAGAATGCGCCTACTCCTCTTTCATCTCTCAGACCAGGCATGAGAAAAATAAAGACCTCAGAGGTTACGGTAGCTGAAGTGAATGAAGTGGATTTGACAAAAGGGAAAAGAAAAACAAAATTGCTGAAGTTGCTCATTCTCGATAATACCGGAAAATTCCCTTTATATCTTCCAGAGCTGCGCGGAAAGGGGATTAATGTGGGAGACCACCTCATAGTTGAAGGCGCATATGTAGCAGATACTGAAGATGGAACTGGGCAGGCCCTGTTTCTTGAGTCAAAGGGAAGACTCCTACTGATTAAGTAA
- the psmB gene encoding archaeal proteasome endopeptidase complex subunit beta, which produces MEKGLYDEKMRQLRTGTTTVGLTCSDGIVMAADKRASMGYFIASREIEKIYPIDDHLSMTIAGSVADAQTLVRIMQAEAKLYKLREGRLMSPKAAGHVLAAIMYQYKFFPFMVQILIGGIDNNNSAQIYSLDPLGGLTEEAYVSTGSGSPIAYGLLEAHYEKGKSVKDNLSLAAKAVSIAMKRDCATGEGVDLVSVTKAGFKRYKPEEIEKLLSH; this is translated from the coding sequence ATGGAAAAAGGACTATATGATGAAAAAATGAGGCAACTTCGCACTGGTACTACCACTGTGGGGTTGACTTGTAGTGATGGTATAGTTATGGCCGCAGATAAGCGGGCATCGATGGGGTATTTTATTGCTTCAAGAGAAATTGAGAAAATATATCCAATAGACGACCATTTATCAATGACTATTGCTGGCTCGGTAGCTGATGCGCAGACGCTTGTAAGAATAATGCAAGCCGAAGCAAAATTGTACAAGCTTAGAGAAGGGAGATTGATGAGTCCAAAGGCTGCAGGGCATGTCCTTGCTGCAATAATGTATCAGTATAAATTCTTTCCATTTATGGTGCAAATACTTATTGGGGGCATTGACAATAATAATAGTGCCCAAATTTATTCTCTTGACCCATTAGGTGGATTAACGGAAGAGGCTTACGTCTCTACGGGAAGCGGTTCGCCTATCGCATATGGCCTTCTTGAAGCCCATTACGAAAAGGGTAAAAGCGTAAAAGACAACCTTTCATTGGCTGCAAAGGCCGTGTCAATTGCAATGAAAAGAGATTGCGCTACAGGCGAGGGTGTTGATTTGGTGAGCGTAACGAAAGCAGGCTTCAAAAGATACAAACCCGAAGAGATAGAAAAGCTTCTTTCACACTAA
- a CDS encoding beta-CASP ribonuclease aCPSF1, with amino-acid sequence MNLKEIEKKVVELIPPECNLERVEAEGLDIVLYLKNIGRFYEEDQLIKKIAGVVRKKVLIRSDSSMLTEPEKAKRIIEELVPKEAGVSSIVFDPVFSEVNIEALKPGLVIGKGGAMLKEIIQKTGWAPQILRMPTISSSTISGIRKSMLKEATARKKFLISLGKKICSDVPKSDWLKVTALGGYREVGRSCTLLQTTNSRILIDCGINPETSEPTKAYPYLNAMNLSPSQIDAVIVTHAHLDHTGFIPYLFAYGYDGPVFCTPPTRDLMVLLQMDYLDLMSKYSNYPVPYSVKDIQKQLAHTVTIDYGEVMDVTPEIKLTFYNAGHILGSAQAHLHIGQGLHNTIFSGDIKYGFTKLFDQANTVFPRAETFFLESTYGGRNDVTASRFEADKNLISEISSTLQERGKVLIPVFSVGRSQEIMLVLEEHFSNNTDFNFQVYLDGMILEASAIHTAYPQYLRHNLQRRILSNDSPFESEIFEIVKKERKEIAEGEPCVILAPSGMLSGGPAVEFLKLLADNPKNKLIFVGYQSALSLGRKLQRGLKEIPLNDGNGKTDTLQVNMQISTVEGYSGHSDRHQLLSFARNLRPTPERIFTLHGDENKADDLAGTLSRMMRIEARAPMNLDAIRLK; translated from the coding sequence TTGAATTTAAAAGAAATAGAGAAGAAGGTTGTGGAGCTTATTCCACCTGAATGTAATTTAGAAAGAGTTGAAGCTGAAGGGCTGGATATTGTTCTGTATCTGAAGAACATAGGACGGTTTTATGAGGAGGATCAGTTAATTAAAAAGATTGCTGGAGTTGTGAGAAAAAAAGTCCTTATAAGATCCGACTCTTCTATGTTGACAGAACCTGAGAAAGCAAAAAGAATTATTGAGGAACTTGTTCCGAAGGAAGCCGGTGTTTCATCAATTGTATTTGACCCTGTCTTTTCAGAAGTCAATATTGAGGCGTTAAAGCCAGGCCTAGTCATTGGGAAGGGCGGAGCGATGTTAAAAGAGATAATACAGAAAACTGGTTGGGCACCACAGATTTTGAGGATGCCAACGATCTCGTCATCTACAATCTCGGGAATAAGGAAGTCAATGCTAAAAGAAGCAACTGCAAGGAAAAAATTTCTCATTTCTCTTGGAAAGAAGATATGCTCTGACGTTCCAAAAAGCGATTGGCTAAAGGTCACGGCACTGGGAGGATATAGGGAAGTTGGACGTTCCTGTACTCTTCTTCAGACCACAAACAGCAGGATATTAATTGATTGTGGTATAAATCCCGAAACTTCGGAGCCAACTAAAGCTTATCCTTACTTAAATGCTATGAATCTTTCTCCATCTCAAATCGATGCAGTTATAGTAACTCATGCCCACCTTGATCACACGGGATTTATACCCTATCTATTTGCTTATGGTTATGATGGGCCCGTATTCTGCACTCCTCCTACAAGAGACTTGATGGTCCTCTTGCAAATGGATTATCTTGACCTAATGAGCAAGTATTCAAACTATCCTGTGCCTTATTCTGTTAAAGACATCCAAAAGCAACTTGCACACACCGTTACTATAGATTATGGAGAAGTGATGGATGTTACTCCGGAAATAAAACTTACATTTTATAATGCAGGTCATATATTGGGTTCAGCACAAGCACACCTTCATATTGGACAAGGACTCCACAATACGATTTTTTCAGGTGATATAAAATACGGTTTTACTAAGCTTTTTGACCAAGCAAATACTGTCTTTCCGCGTGCAGAGACTTTCTTTCTAGAAAGCACTTACGGTGGGAGAAACGACGTAACTGCTAGCCGATTCGAAGCGGATAAAAATTTGATTTCCGAGATAAGCTCAACCTTGCAAGAAAGGGGAAAAGTGCTGATACCGGTATTTTCTGTTGGAAGGTCACAGGAAATAATGCTTGTATTGGAAGAACACTTCTCAAATAACACAGATTTTAATTTTCAGGTTTATCTAGACGGGATGATTTTGGAGGCATCTGCGATTCATACTGCTTATCCGCAATATCTACGACACAACCTCCAGAGAAGGATTCTTTCTAATGATAGCCCATTTGAATCGGAGATATTTGAGATAGTAAAGAAAGAACGCAAGGAGATTGCTGAAGGAGAACCTTGCGTAATTCTTGCACCTTCGGGCATGCTATCTGGAGGGCCTGCTGTGGAGTTTCTTAAGTTGTTAGCAGATAATCCAAAAAACAAGCTAATATTTGTAGGTTATCAGAGCGCACTTTCGCTTGGAAGAAAACTCCAAAGGGGGTTGAAGGAAATTCCTCTAAATGATGGAAACGGAAAGACAGATACACTTCAAGTAAATATGCAAATTTCGACTGTGGAGGGATATTCTGGACACTCGGATAGGCACCAGCTTTTGTCATTTGCAAGAAATCTGAGGCCTACGCCTGAGAGGATATTTACCCTTCATGGGGATGAGAATAAGGCAGATGACTTGGCAGGTACTTTGAGCAGGATGATGAGAATCGAAGCTAGAGCACCGATGAATCTTGACGCCATTAGGCTCAAATAA
- a CDS encoding B-box zinc finger protein, giving the protein MRCYRHQEAEAVGICVNCGKAICLDCAREKHGKLVCFRCANKVDYEGFVSDRIISKQLLEEYRKWEELHSSTTTKKEIKDGGRLDLIVLWNELSRLMRLLFPHDSSLPIMKEHGADMIMPMLLGGLVAGLLSSIPVINLLFFITLPLGSATAIAFLRMEGFFQYRISETEGAKVGILVGIAATFVSIVLLITFSTLFAESVFSFIKATKPAMKTDEIEQTMSTIGLERRLSTSIIAEKFFLNLLLYSFFGMAGGIFFADKMR; this is encoded by the coding sequence ATGAGATGTTACAGACATCAAGAAGCCGAAGCAGTAGGTATATGTGTAAATTGCGGAAAAGCCATCTGTCTAGACTGCGCAAGAGAAAAGCATGGAAAGCTAGTTTGCTTTAGGTGTGCAAACAAGGTTGATTATGAAGGTTTCGTTTCTGACAGAATAATTAGCAAACAGCTTTTGGAAGAATATCGCAAATGGGAAGAACTCCACTCCTCAACGACCACAAAAAAAGAAATAAAAGACGGAGGGAGATTAGACCTTATAGTACTTTGGAACGAGCTTTCAAGGCTTATGCGACTTCTTTTTCCGCATGACAGCTCTTTACCAATAATGAAGGAACATGGTGCGGATATGATAATGCCTATGCTTTTAGGTGGTCTTGTTGCTGGACTACTATCAAGTATCCCTGTTATAAATCTACTTTTCTTTATAACTCTCCCATTAGGATCCGCAACAGCTATTGCATTTTTGAGAATGGAAGGCTTTTTTCAATATAGAATAAGTGAGACAGAGGGAGCAAAAGTTGGTATACTCGTAGGCATAGCAGCTACTTTTGTCTCCATCGTTCTACTTATAACGTTTTCAACTCTTTTTGCAGAGAGCGTCTTTTCATTTATAAAAGCCACCAAGCCAGCGATGAAGACAGATGAGATAGAACAGACAATGAGCACAATAGGGCTTGAGAGGCGTCTTTCTACAAGCATAATAGCCGAGAAGTTCTTTTTGAATCTTCTCCTCTATTCGTTTTTTGGAATGGCTGGTGGAATATTCTTTGCAGATAAGATGCGGTGA
- a CDS encoding DUF2085 domain-containing protein: MQRNKLPYILYIASTALFLISIILVPFLQMGNNPLAAKAYPLYHLGCHQINSRSLCIFLRGGTYSLEDCTKDSSVLDWRMTPTVEKDDAIGYKLPVCARDVGIYTGLLVGGLLFPLFGRVERKEIPPPWLFVILLMPMAIDGTSQLLTLYESSNIVRILTGLTAGVVVPFYLIPILNEFYTAFFEVRKA; encoded by the coding sequence ATGCAACGAAACAAACTTCCATACATCCTCTACATAGCGTCTACAGCCCTTTTTTTGATTTCTATAATATTAGTGCCTTTTTTGCAGATGGGGAATAATCCACTTGCAGCCAAGGCTTACCCTCTTTATCACTTGGGTTGCCATCAAATAAATTCTCGGTCTCTTTGCATCTTCCTCCGTGGAGGCACTTATTCTCTTGAAGATTGCACAAAAGATTCCTCTGTCCTTGATTGGAGGATGACTCCAACAGTAGAAAAAGATGATGCAATAGGGTATAAATTGCCAGTATGCGCAAGAGATGTTGGTATTTATACGGGACTACTTGTTGGTGGCCTTCTTTTTCCTCTCTTCGGGCGAGTTGAGAGAAAAGAAATTCCTCCTCCTTGGTTGTTTGTTATCCTACTTATGCCGATGGCAATAGATGGGACTTCTCAACTCCTAACTCTGTATGAAAGTTCCAACATCGTTAGGATACTCACGGGTTTAACTGCTGGCGTCGTAGTGCCTTTTTATTTGATTCCGATACTAAATGAATTTTACACAGCGTTCTTTGAGGTCAGAAAAGCATGA
- a CDS encoding fibrillarin-like rRNA/tRNA 2'-O-methyltransferase has translation MKRLFDGIFLVGGRIATKNLVPGKGVYGEKLILEGGIEYRVWDIFRSKLAAAIKKGLKGMPIRSGSRVLYLGAASGTTASHISDIVGREGVVFCIEFAQRPMRELIHVCEARENMIPILADANHPERYSEIENVDVIYEDVAQANQDEILIKNSQAFLKEGGYAMIAIKSQSIDVTQDPHRTYEKVKKSLLSKFTILEEIELSPYDKDHLFLLLEAKK, from the coding sequence ATGAAGAGATTATTTGACGGCATATTTTTGGTTGGAGGAAGAATTGCTACAAAAAACCTTGTCCCTGGAAAAGGGGTCTATGGAGAGAAGCTTATTCTGGAGGGAGGTATTGAGTATCGGGTATGGGATATATTTAGAAGCAAGCTTGCAGCTGCAATAAAAAAAGGGTTGAAGGGGATGCCAATTAGATCGGGGTCAAGAGTTCTTTATCTTGGAGCAGCAAGTGGCACTACGGCTTCTCATATTTCAGATATAGTAGGAAGAGAGGGAGTTGTATTTTGTATAGAATTTGCGCAACGCCCTATGCGAGAGTTAATTCATGTTTGCGAGGCAAGAGAGAACATGATTCCCATCCTTGCAGATGCAAACCATCCTGAAAGATACAGTGAAATTGAAAACGTTGACGTCATTTATGAAGATGTAGCACAGGCAAATCAAGATGAAATATTAATTAAAAATTCCCAAGCCTTCTTGAAGGAAGGAGGTTATGCCATGATTGCTATAAAATCCCAGAGCATTGATGTAACTCAAGATCCTCACAGAACTTATGAGAAAGTGAAAAAAAGTCTCTTAAGCAAGTTTACTATTTTGGAAGAGATCGAATTGTCGCCTTATGATAAGGACCATCTCTTTTTGCTTTTAGAGGCAAAAAAGTAA
- a CDS encoding asparagine synthase C-terminal domain-containing protein, translating into MLYARKISNLIIEAMKSLCPTKVAISFSGGLDSSVLAKAARDMGFDVLLITVGMENSSDIKNSIIVAKDLGLPHEKVCPTYAEVISAYSLCQKIMPGEFLKVELMVPVYFACKKAKEKNFSHIIFGSGSEELFVGYDRYFTYLKEGVDLERILQEEIRYLPYGDCKRIDATANYFNLITIYPFLYSPLIEFVLSLPLSQRIGTKENKKPLLRESAMLLGVPDSARMRPKKAMQYGSGIHRILLKEFGKKN; encoded by the coding sequence ATGTTGTATGCAAGAAAGATTTCCAACCTCATAATCGAAGCAATGAAGAGTCTATGCCCAACCAAGGTTGCAATATCATTTTCAGGGGGCCTTGACAGTTCAGTTTTGGCAAAAGCTGCTAGAGATATGGGTTTTGACGTACTCCTCATAACCGTAGGCATGGAAAACAGTTCAGACATTAAAAATTCTATCATTGTTGCTAAAGATTTAGGTTTACCGCACGAAAAAGTTTGCCCTACTTATGCTGAAGTTATATCTGCATATTCTCTGTGCCAAAAAATAATGCCCGGAGAATTTCTCAAAGTTGAGCTTATGGTCCCCGTTTACTTTGCATGCAAAAAAGCAAAGGAGAAGAATTTTTCACACATAATTTTTGGGAGCGGTTCAGAAGAGCTATTCGTAGGTTATGATCGATATTTTACTTACCTCAAAGAAGGAGTGGATCTGGAAAGAATCTTACAGGAGGAGATACGATACCTACCATACGGAGACTGCAAAAGAATAGATGCAACGGCAAACTACTTTAACCTTATAACCATATACCCGTTCCTTTACTCTCCCCTAATAGAGTTTGTCCTTTCGCTACCTCTCTCTCAGCGAATCGGAACAAAAGAAAACAAAAAACCGCTTTTGAGAGAATCCGCAATGCTTCTTGGAGTCCCTGATTCTGCACGTATGCGTCCAAAAAAGGCAATGCAATACGGAAGTGGCATTCATCGAATTCTCTTAAAGGAATTTGGAAAGAAGAATTAG
- the lysS gene encoding lysine--tRNA ligase: MISTSTSLFWADKLASKTIERARREGRIPNIKCQQTPSGGKHIGNLNDVLRAYFVYKSIILSGEKCEFVHGSDDRDPLKDIPMRLMDLDGNWHLSSEFSEIRKYLGHPLCRVPDPFDCCKSWSEHFNKIWAEGIRMLDVHPIYYTADELYKKGKFDKYIELVFQKHDLVSEIIKKYQGSKETGYIPFDAICPKCGVLTNISGFDIERKTVKFTCGGKSIKNKKALGCGFSGEVPWSEGKLQWRFEWPAQWCIWHTTHEPFGKDHAEGSWKSGKEIMEKVFDAKPPIPFVYEFFLVNGEKMSASKGNVYVVQDILKLIEPEVFMFFYAKRPEKQRDLDLKEIFRLVDEFDFAEKVYFGKAEERTENRVENTKRMYELSALKLPAQCPKRINYAFAGTLAQLYSEDVAILKLRTLGHLDEQEQNERLARQRLKLARFWISTYAPPEMRIKINSPTQAKEEINKLEENVKQALFDFATSLDLPEEELHAKIRRICKERNLKIEDFFEAAYTVILSKRRGPRLVPFVKMLGEQKVRELFL, from the coding sequence ATGATCTCAACATCCACTTCGCTTTTTTGGGCAGACAAGTTGGCTTCAAAAACTATCGAACGGGCAAGGCGAGAAGGTAGAATACCAAATATAAAATGCCAACAGACCCCCTCAGGGGGAAAACATATAGGAAATCTCAATGATGTTTTGAGGGCTTATTTTGTTTACAAATCAATCATTTTAAGTGGAGAAAAGTGCGAGTTTGTTCACGGCTCAGATGATAGGGATCCACTAAAAGATATCCCTATGAGACTAATGGATCTTGATGGAAACTGGCACTTAAGCAGCGAATTTTCAGAGATAAGAAAATATCTTGGCCATCCCCTCTGTAGAGTTCCGGATCCATTTGACTGCTGTAAAAGCTGGAGTGAGCACTTTAACAAGATATGGGCAGAAGGCATAAGAATGCTCGATGTCCATCCCATTTATTATACAGCAGACGAGCTTTACAAAAAAGGGAAATTTGATAAATATATTGAACTTGTCTTCCAAAAACACGACCTTGTTTCGGAAATTATAAAAAAGTACCAAGGAAGTAAGGAAACTGGCTATATTCCTTTTGACGCCATATGCCCAAAATGTGGAGTTCTAACAAACATAAGCGGATTCGACATAGAAAGAAAAACCGTTAAATTTACTTGCGGTGGAAAATCAATAAAAAATAAAAAAGCGCTCGGTTGCGGTTTCTCTGGCGAAGTTCCGTGGAGTGAAGGAAAGCTGCAATGGAGATTTGAATGGCCAGCGCAGTGGTGTATATGGCACACCACCCATGAGCCATTTGGAAAGGACCATGCAGAGGGGAGCTGGAAGAGTGGAAAAGAAATAATGGAAAAAGTCTTTGATGCCAAACCTCCCATCCCATTTGTTTATGAATTCTTCCTTGTAAATGGAGAAAAAATGAGTGCAAGCAAGGGAAACGTATACGTTGTTCAGGATATCTTAAAGCTAATAGAACCTGAGGTCTTTATGTTTTTCTATGCAAAGAGGCCGGAGAAGCAGAGAGACTTGGATCTAAAAGAGATATTTAGACTCGTTGATGAGTTTGACTTTGCCGAAAAAGTTTATTTTGGAAAAGCAGAGGAAAGAACAGAAAATCGCGTCGAGAATACAAAGCGCATGTATGAACTCTCAGCATTAAAACTCCCAGCACAGTGCCCTAAACGGATCAATTATGCCTTTGCAGGAACTCTTGCTCAACTATATAGCGAGGATGTAGCAATCCTCAAGCTTAGAACGCTTGGCCATTTAGACGAGCAAGAACAAAATGAACGACTTGCACGTCAAAGATTAAAATTAGCGCGTTTCTGGATAAGTACATATGCCCCCCCGGAAATGAGAATAAAAATAAATTCTCCGACTCAAGCAAAGGAAGAGATTAACAAATTAGAAGAAAACGTCAAACAAGCTTTGTTCGATTTTGCCACCTCATTAGACCTTCCTGAAGAGGAATTACACGCCAAAATAAGGCGTATATGCAAAGAACGAAATTTAAAAATAGAGGACTTTTTTGAGGCTGCTTATACGGTTATCCTTTCCAAAAGAAGAGGTCCCCGTCTTGTCCCCTTCGTAAAAATGCTTGGAGAACAAAAAGTAAGGGAACTCTTTTTATGA
- a CDS encoding ferric reductase-like transmembrane domain-containing protein gives MNEKLVINAVAVGIILFVLLAGQLVQPSRQSLTYISTYGFIALLCLLLILSLPYLSKALQHKIILSAYKNRRLIGIWTFLFALIHVVLVLNFILKWDVLPLFTNPNYIFLTLGFVAFCLLFLMAITSNDFSVKLLGAKWKSLHRVIFIALVLILIHFLNVGKIFAKEPVLAFGVVAISLLVILSRLCLTCKILKI, from the coding sequence ATGAACGAAAAATTGGTGATTAACGCTGTTGCTGTCGGAATAATACTTTTTGTTTTGTTAGCTGGCCAGTTAGTACAGCCATCAAGGCAGAGCCTAACTTACATAAGCACCTACGGTTTTATTGCCCTCTTATGCCTGTTACTAATCCTCTCGCTTCCCTATCTTTCCAAAGCTTTGCAACATAAGATTATTCTATCTGCTTATAAGAATAGGCGCCTTATAGGAATCTGGACATTCCTTTTTGCACTCATTCATGTAGTACTTGTACTAAACTTTATCCTTAAGTGGGATGTTCTTCCGCTGTTTACAAACCCAAACTATATTTTCCTTACACTCGGGTTTGTAGCTTTCTGTTTGCTCTTCCTTATGGCCATAACCTCAAATGATTTTTCAGTTAAGCTTCTTGGCGCAAAATGGAAGAGCCTCCATCGTGTTATCTTTATCGCACTGGTGCTTATACTAATTCACTTTTTGAATGTCGGAAAGATATTTGCAAAAGAACCCGTCTTGGCATTTGGGGTTGTAGCAATATCCCTCTTAGTGATCCTTTCAAGGTTGTGCTTGACATGCAAGATATTAAAGATATAG